The following proteins come from a genomic window of Pseudomonas syringae:
- a CDS encoding helix-turn-helix domain-containing protein: protein MNTPNEPHPKLKLEQYLGIQIKRQRQAQELKLADVARIAGISQGMLSKIENAQVSTSLDNLSRLCDVLGMPMSKLFSQYDQQGSSALLVKADEGLEVVRRGTEKGHTYHLLNHTRGPKKSFEAYMVTMDDASEEFPTFSHPGTEFLHLLEGELIYRHGNQLYPMQAGDSLTFDGDIPHGPEQLVQVPIKLLSIMNYGAQGD from the coding sequence ATGAATACGCCGAACGAACCGCATCCCAAGTTGAAGCTTGAGCAATACCTGGGCATTCAGATCAAGCGCCAGCGCCAGGCGCAGGAATTGAAACTCGCCGATGTCGCGCGTATCGCCGGTATCAGTCAGGGCATGTTGAGCAAGATCGAGAACGCACAGGTCTCGACCAGCCTCGACAACCTCAGCCGCCTGTGCGACGTGCTGGGCATGCCGATGTCCAAGCTGTTCAGTCAGTACGATCAGCAAGGCAGCAGTGCGCTACTGGTCAAGGCCGATGAAGGGCTGGAGGTGGTCAGGCGTGGTACGGAGAAAGGTCATACCTATCACCTGCTCAACCATACCCGTGGGCCGAAGAAGAGTTTCGAGGCGTACATGGTGACCATGGATGATGCCAGCGAAGAGTTTCCGACCTTCTCGCACCCCGGCACCGAGTTTCTGCACCTGCTGGAAGGCGAGCTGATCTACCGTCACGGCAACCAGCTGTACCCGATGCAAGCCGGTGACAGCCTGACCTTCGACGGCGATATCCCCCACGGCCCCGAGCAACTGGTGCAAGTGCCGATCAAGCTGCTGTCGATCATGAACTATGGTGCGCAAGGGGATTGA
- the glnT gene encoding type III glutamate--ammonia ligase, with amino-acid sequence MLPPETQRLIEQHGIKYVLAQFVDIHGSSKTKSVPVSGLEMVAEAGAGFAGFAICGMGMEPHGPDFMAKGDLASLTPVPWQPGYGRVVCIGHVEGKPWPYDSRYVLQQQVERLSQRGWTLNTGLEPEFSLFKRDAAGSLQMVDASDTLDKPCYDYKGLSRSRAFLERLTEALQPVGFDIYQIDHEDANGQFEINYTYSDAMESADRFTFFRMAAGEIANDMGMICSFMPKPDPKRAGNGMHFHLSIASAGNKNLFHDASDPSGMGLSKMAYHFAAGLLAHGPALCAFAAPTVNSYKRLVVGNSLSGATWAPAFIAFGANNRSAMVRVPYGRLEFRLPDAGCNPYLVSAAIIAAGLDGIDRQLEIDQVCNENLYKLSLEEIAARGIKTLPQSLKEACDALEADRLFAEVLGNEIVGEFIRLKRMEWVEYSRHVSDWEVKRYIEFF; translated from the coding sequence ATGTTGCCACCCGAAACACAGCGTCTGATCGAACAGCACGGCATCAAGTACGTGCTGGCTCAGTTCGTGGATATTCATGGCTCGTCGAAGACCAAATCAGTGCCTGTTTCCGGCCTGGAAATGGTGGCGGAAGCGGGCGCCGGTTTTGCCGGTTTCGCCATCTGCGGCATGGGCATGGAGCCTCACGGCCCTGACTTCATGGCCAAGGGCGACCTGGCGTCACTGACGCCGGTGCCGTGGCAGCCTGGTTACGGGCGGGTGGTGTGCATCGGGCATGTGGAGGGCAAACCGTGGCCTTACGACAGCCGGTATGTGTTGCAACAGCAGGTCGAGCGCCTCAGCCAGCGTGGCTGGACACTGAACACCGGCCTTGAGCCTGAATTCAGTCTGTTCAAGCGCGATGCCGCTGGCAGCCTGCAAATGGTCGACGCCAGCGACACCCTGGACAAGCCTTGCTACGACTATAAAGGCCTGTCGCGTTCCCGGGCATTTCTCGAACGGCTGACCGAAGCCTTGCAGCCCGTGGGCTTCGACATTTATCAGATCGATCACGAAGACGCCAACGGCCAGTTCGAGATCAATTACACCTACAGCGATGCCATGGAGTCGGCCGACCGTTTCACCTTCTTCCGCATGGCTGCCGGTGAGATCGCCAATGACATGGGCATGATCTGCTCGTTCATGCCCAAGCCCGACCCCAAGCGAGCGGGTAACGGCATGCATTTCCATCTATCCATCGCCAGTGCCGGCAACAAGAACCTGTTCCACGACGCCAGCGATCCGAGCGGTATGGGGCTGTCGAAGATGGCCTACCACTTCGCCGCAGGCCTGCTGGCGCATGGCCCAGCGCTGTGTGCGTTCGCCGCGCCCACGGTCAATTCCTACAAGCGGCTGGTGGTCGGCAATTCACTGTCGGGGGCGACCTGGGCTCCGGCCTTCATCGCATTCGGCGCCAACAACCGCTCGGCGATGGTTCGCGTGCCTTATGGCCGCCTGGAATTTCGCCTGCCGGACGCCGGTTGCAACCCGTATCTGGTCAGCGCCGCCATCATCGCCGCTGGGCTGGACGGCATCGACCGGCAACTGGAAATCGATCAGGTCTGCAACGAGAACCTTTACAAACTGAGCCTGGAAGAAATCGCTGCACGGGGCATCAAGACCCTGCCTCAGTCGCTCAAGGAAGCCTGTGATGCGCTGGAAGCCGATCGGTTGTTCGCCGAAGTGCTGGGCAACGAGATCGTTGGCGAATTCATCCGCCTCAAACGCATGGAGTGGGTGGAATACAGCCGCCACGTGAGCGACTGGGAAGTGAAGCGCTATATCGAGTTTTTTTAG
- a CDS encoding class II glutamine amidotransferase, whose amino-acid sequence MCGIVGLYLKNPALEPQLGKLFEPMLEAMTDRGPDSAGFAIYGDEVAEGWVKLTLQATTEPYDFRALIAALDTRLNAPLEWFQNASAVVLKIQAQEAPVRAALAELAPSVRIMSAGQSIEILKGMGLPREISSRFGLASMKGSHIIGHTRMATESAVTMEGSHPFSTGSDLCLVHNGSLSNHFRLRQNLRREGIHFETDNDTEVAAGYLAWRLQQGDSLKQALDKSLEDLDGFFTFAIGTRNGFAVIRDPIACKPAILAETNDYVAMASEYQALSSLPGIENARVWEPVPATMYIWEREPAQGARP is encoded by the coding sequence ATGTGCGGAATCGTTGGCTTGTATCTGAAAAACCCGGCGCTTGAGCCGCAGCTCGGCAAGCTGTTTGAACCCATGCTGGAGGCCATGACTGATCGTGGCCCGGACAGCGCCGGGTTTGCCATATACGGCGATGAAGTGGCGGAGGGCTGGGTCAAGCTGACCTTGCAGGCCACCACGGAACCGTATGATTTCAGGGCGTTGATTGCAGCGCTGGACACGCGATTGAATGCACCACTGGAGTGGTTTCAGAACGCCAGTGCCGTGGTGCTGAAGATCCAGGCCCAAGAGGCTCCGGTGCGTGCAGCGCTGGCTGAACTGGCGCCGAGCGTGCGCATCATGAGCGCCGGGCAAAGCATCGAGATTCTCAAGGGCATGGGTCTGCCAAGGGAAATTTCTTCGCGCTTCGGCCTCGCGTCCATGAAGGGCAGCCACATCATTGGCCACACCCGCATGGCCACTGAAAGTGCCGTGACCATGGAAGGCAGCCACCCGTTTTCCACCGGTTCCGACCTGTGTCTGGTGCATAACGGCTCGCTGTCCAACCACTTCCGCCTGCGCCAGAACCTGCGCCGCGAGGGCATTCACTTCGAGACGGATAACGACACCGAAGTGGCGGCGGGTTATCTGGCCTGGCGTCTGCAACAGGGCGACAGCCTCAAGCAGGCACTCGACAAGTCGCTGGAAGACCTCGACGGTTTCTTCACTTTCGCCATTGGCACGCGCAACGGCTTCGCGGTGATTCGCGACCCGATCGCCTGCAAACCGGCCATTCTTGCCGAAACCAATGATTACGTCGCCATGGCCTCGGAGTATCAGGCGCTGTCCAGCCTGCCGGGGATCGAGAACGCCAGGGTCTGGGAACCGGTCCCGGCCACCATGTACATCTGGGAACGCGAGCCAGCTCAGGGAGCACGCCCATGA
- a CDS encoding protein glxC, whose product MKTVDLSSASVRDLNQALHDQVKQLQDREWRVTHPDGAHNLAVGVNEAISIDIQGHAGYYCAGMNQKASITVHGNVGVGCAENMMSGAVRVKGSASQAAGATAHGGLLVIEGDAGARCGISMKGIDIVVGGSIGHMSCFMGQAGRLVVCGDAGDALGDSLYETRIYVKGKVESLGSDCVAKEMREEHLQELQELLNRAGFNEKAADFKRYGSARQLYNFKVDNASAY is encoded by the coding sequence ATGAAAACTGTCGATCTTTCCAGCGCCAGCGTGCGCGACCTCAATCAGGCCCTGCACGATCAGGTCAAGCAATTGCAGGACCGCGAATGGCGGGTGACGCATCCCGATGGCGCACATAACCTCGCGGTTGGCGTCAACGAAGCGATCTCCATCGATATTCAGGGGCATGCCGGCTATTACTGCGCCGGGATGAATCAGAAAGCGTCAATCACCGTGCATGGCAACGTGGGCGTCGGTTGTGCGGAAAACATGATGTCCGGTGCCGTGCGGGTCAAAGGCAGCGCCTCGCAGGCCGCCGGTGCCACGGCGCATGGCGGCTTGCTGGTGATCGAGGGTGATGCCGGTGCCCGTTGCGGGATTTCCATGAAGGGGATCGACATTGTAGTCGGCGGCAGCATCGGCCACATGAGCTGCTTCATGGGTCAGGCTGGTCGCCTGGTGGTGTGTGGTGATGCGGGCGATGCGCTAGGCGATTCGCTGTACGAAACGCGGATTTACGTCAAAGGCAAGGTCGAGTCGCTGGGCTCCGACTGCGTCGCCAAAGAGATGCGGGAAGAGCATCTGCAGGAGTTGCAGGAATTGCTCAATCGTGCGGGTTTCAACGAGAAGGCGGCGGATTTCAAACGCTACGGCTCGGCCCGTCAGCTCTACAACTTCAAAGTCGATAACGCCTCCGCGTACTGA
- a CDS encoding FMN-binding glutamate synthase family protein, with protein sequence MSDPVSHKPAPVLRESATFDRLTIQEIQRAAETGIYDIRGGGTKRKLPHFDDLLLLGASVSRYPLEGYREKCGTDVVLGNRFAKKPLYLKIPVTIAGMSFGALSANAKEALGRGATIAGTSTTTGDGGMTPEERGQSQHLVYQYLPSRYGMNPDDLRKADAIEIVLGQGAKPGGGGMLLGMKVTERVAGMRTLPVGVDQRSACRHPDWTGPDDLAIKIAEIREITDWEKPIYVKIGASRPYYDVKLAVKAGADVIVLDGMQGGTAATQEVFIEHVGIPILPAIPQAVQALQEMGMHRKVQLIVSGGIRNGADVAKAMALGADAVAIGTAALIALGDNHPRLDEELKKIGSAAGFYDDWQNGRDPAGITTQDPELSKRLDPVEGGRRLANYLRVLVLEAQTMARACGKSHLHNLDPEDLVALTVESAAMARVPLAGTSWIPGSGSGY encoded by the coding sequence ATGAGCGATCCCGTCAGCCACAAACCTGCGCCAGTCCTGCGCGAGTCGGCCACTTTTGATCGCCTGACCATTCAGGAAATCCAGCGCGCTGCGGAAACCGGTATCTACGACATTCGCGGCGGCGGCACCAAGCGCAAGCTGCCGCATTTCGATGACTTGCTGCTGCTCGGCGCCAGCGTGTCGCGCTACCCGCTGGAAGGCTACCGCGAGAAGTGCGGCACCGACGTGGTGCTCGGCAATCGTTTCGCCAAGAAACCTCTGTACCTGAAAATTCCGGTGACCATCGCGGGCATGAGCTTCGGTGCGTTGTCAGCCAATGCCAAAGAGGCACTGGGCCGCGGTGCGACCATTGCCGGCACCAGCACCACCACCGGCGACGGTGGCATGACCCCGGAAGAGCGCGGCCAGTCGCAGCATCTGGTCTATCAGTACCTGCCATCGCGTTACGGCATGAACCCGGATGACCTGCGCAAGGCCGATGCCATCGAAATCGTCCTGGGGCAGGGCGCCAAACCGGGTGGCGGCGGCATGCTGCTGGGCATGAAAGTGACCGAACGCGTGGCTGGTATGCGTACGTTGCCGGTCGGCGTCGATCAGCGCTCGGCGTGCCGTCACCCGGACTGGACCGGGCCGGATGACCTGGCGATCAAGATTGCCGAGATTCGCGAAATCACCGACTGGGAAAAGCCGATCTACGTGAAGATCGGTGCCAGCCGTCCTTACTATGACGTGAAGCTGGCGGTGAAAGCCGGCGCGGACGTGATCGTACTCGACGGCATGCAGGGCGGTACGGCGGCGACTCAGGAAGTGTTCATCGAACATGTTGGCATCCCGATTCTACCGGCCATTCCGCAGGCGGTTCAGGCGTTGCAGGAAATGGGCATGCACCGCAAGGTGCAATTGATCGTCTCCGGCGGGATTCGCAACGGTGCCGACGTCGCCAAAGCCATGGCGCTGGGCGCCGATGCGGTCGCGATTGGTACGGCAGCGTTGATCGCGCTCGGCGATAACCATCCGCGTCTGGACGAAGAACTGAAAAAGATCGGCTCGGCAGCCGGCTTCTACGACGACTGGCAGAACGGCCGTGACCCGGCCGGCATCACCACCCAGGACCCGGAACTGTCCAAACGTCTCGACCCGGTCGAAGGCGGACGACGCCTGGCCAACTACCTGCGTGTGCTGGTCCTCGAAGCGCAGACCATGGCCCGCGCCTGTGGCAAATCGCACCTGCACAACCTCGACCCGGAAGACCTGGTGGCGCTGACCGTCGAGTCTGCGGCCATGGCGCGCGTACCCTTGGCCGGGACGTCGTGGATTCCGGGTTCGGGTTCGGGTTACTGA
- a CDS encoding ammonium transporter — translation MVNRLHGKSLTALLALGAFAPIVRAADTPVLNTGSTAWMVTAAVLVLFMCLPGLALFYGGLVRAKNMLSLFTQCFGIAGVVGVLWVIYGYSMVVDTSNMVEGQVTFNSFVGGLSRAFLAGMTPDSLVGDIPEGVFVTFQMTFAIITPALIAGAFAERMKFSAALLFMALWFTLVYAPVAHMVWGGAGALMHNWGVLDFAGGTAVHINAGVAALAACLVLGKRKGYQNTPMPAHNLSLTMAGAAMLWVGWFGFNIGSGGGLSGTSGIVMLNTQVGACAGILGWMFTEWFKVGKPSALGLASGALAGLVGITPACAYVGVGGALAIGVLCGVFCYLSVTVLKKRLGYDDSLDVFGLHGIGGMIGAVLTGVFCVPSLGGLVPDVSMGAQVIAQIKGVLFTTVYCFAVSWIILKVVNALVGLRAHESVEDMGLDLAEHNERAYNH, via the coding sequence ATGGTCAATCGTCTACACGGCAAATCCCTTACGGCTTTACTCGCGCTCGGCGCCTTTGCTCCGATTGTACGGGCAGCTGACACCCCCGTGCTGAACACCGGCAGCACCGCCTGGATGGTCACCGCAGCAGTGCTGGTGCTGTTCATGTGCCTTCCGGGGCTGGCGCTGTTTTATGGCGGGCTGGTGCGCGCCAAGAACATGCTTTCGCTGTTCACCCAATGCTTCGGCATCGCCGGTGTGGTGGGCGTGCTGTGGGTGATCTATGGCTACAGTATGGTGGTCGACACCAGCAACATGGTCGAAGGGCAGGTGACATTCAACAGCTTTGTCGGCGGTCTGAGTCGTGCGTTTCTGGCCGGCATGACGCCGGACAGCCTGGTGGGCGACATTCCGGAAGGCGTGTTCGTGACCTTCCAGATGACCTTCGCCATCATCACGCCGGCACTGATCGCCGGGGCCTTCGCCGAGCGCATGAAATTCTCCGCCGCGCTGCTGTTCATGGCGCTGTGGTTCACCCTGGTATATGCGCCGGTGGCCCATATGGTCTGGGGCGGGGCGGGCGCGTTGATGCACAACTGGGGCGTGCTGGACTTTGCCGGAGGCACTGCCGTGCATATCAATGCCGGTGTTGCGGCACTCGCAGCGTGTCTGGTACTGGGCAAGCGCAAGGGCTACCAGAATACGCCGATGCCTGCGCACAACCTGAGCCTGACCATGGCTGGCGCGGCGATGCTCTGGGTCGGCTGGTTCGGCTTCAACATCGGCTCGGGCGGCGGCCTGAGCGGCACCTCCGGTATCGTCATGCTCAACACCCAGGTCGGCGCCTGCGCCGGGATTCTCGGCTGGATGTTCACCGAATGGTTCAAGGTCGGCAAACCGAGCGCGCTGGGCCTGGCCAGTGGTGCGCTGGCGGGTCTGGTCGGCATCACGCCAGCCTGTGCCTATGTGGGTGTGGGTGGTGCGCTGGCGATCGGCGTGCTGTGCGGCGTGTTTTGCTACCTGAGCGTAACCGTCCTGAAGAAACGCCTGGGCTACGACGACAGCCTTGACGTCTTCGGCCTGCATGGTATCGGCGGCATGATCGGAGCAGTGCTGACCGGCGTGTTCTGCGTACCCTCACTGGGCGGTCTGGTGCCGGATGTCAGCATGGGCGCGCAAGTGATTGCGCAGATCAAAGGTGTGCTGTTCACCACCGTTTACTGCTTTGCGGTCAGCTGGATCATCCTCAAGGTGGTCAACGCACTGGTCGGTTTGCGGGCTCACGAGTCGGTGGAAGACATGGGGCTGGATCTGGCTGAACATAACGAGCGTGCTTACAACCATTGA
- a CDS encoding IS3 family transposase (programmed frameshift) produces MGRYTEQAKLAAVQEYCAGKAGLRDVAHRHDVDFSCLRQWVAAYQIHGVAGLQEKKRQRYSDEFKLTVLKRMHDERLSLRQTAALFDIRQFGIIGLWQRYYEEGAFDASSKPPTKAGRPRKMTTALPPVNAPSIDDESRSRDELLAEVKQLRMEVDYPKKARCLGSEEATNSATEKAQIVTELRLGHSLDGLLKLAGLARSTFYYQQKVLQAGDKYAGLKDLIQTAFYEHKGRYGYRRITAALRRAGHLVNHKTVQKLMGQLGLKSLVRVKKYRSYKGEVGKAAPNILKRDFKAQHLNEKWATDVTEFKVGGQKLYLSPIMDLYNGEIISYAIARRPLYSMVDEMLEGAFKKLEPHEKPILHSDQGWQYRMPVYQRLLNEHSITCSMSRKGNCYDNAAMESFFGTLKSEFFYLNKFNDLDELHAGIDEYIEYYNHSRIKLKLNGLSPVEYRMQAAQAA; encoded by the exons ATGGGTAGATATACAGAACAGGCAAAACTCGCGGCCGTGCAGGAATATTGTGCCGGCAAGGCCGGTTTGAGGGATGTTGCACATCGCCACGATGTGGATTTTTCCTGTCTTAGGCAGTGGGTTGCGGCCTATCAGATTCATGGCGTAGCGGGCCTGCAAGAGAAAAAACGCCAGCGCTACAGTGACGAGTTCAAGCTGACTGTTTTGAAGCGCATGCATGATGAGCGTTTATCTCTGCGCCAGACAGCGGCCTTGTTCGATATCCGTCAGTTCGGCATCATCGGTCTATGGCAGCGCTATTATGAAGAGGGAGCCTTTGATGCCTCCTCCAAGCCACCCACAAAAGCCGGACGCCCAAGAAAGATGACGACTGCACTTCCCCCTGTGAACGCCCCCTCAATCGACGATGAATCGCGCTCGCGTGACGAGTTGCTTGCCGAGGTGAAGCAACTGCGGATGGAGGTCGACTATC CTAAAAAAGCTCGATGCCTTGGCTCAGAAGAAGCAACGAATAGCGCAACAGAAAAAGCGCAAATCGTAACCGAACTGAGACTGGGGCATTCTCTGGATGGCCTGCTGAAGCTTGCCGGTCTGGCGCGCAGCACTTTTTACTATCAACAAAAGGTACTGCAAGCGGGCGATAAGTACGCCGGGCTCAAAGACCTGATTCAGACAGCTTTCTACGAGCATAAAGGCCGGTATGGCTATCGTCGTATCACGGCAGCGTTGCGGCGCGCAGGCCATCTTGTGAACCACAAGACGGTGCAGAAACTGATGGGGCAGCTAGGCCTGAAGAGCCTGGTGCGTGTGAAGAAATACCGTTCTTACAAGGGCGAAGTAGGCAAGGCTGCGCCCAACATTCTCAAGCGTGATTTCAAGGCCCAACACCTTAATGAAAAATGGGCCACGGACGTGACCGAGTTCAAAGTGGGAGGCCAGAAGCTCTATCTGTCGCCCATCATGGATCTGTACAACGGCGAAATCATTTCCTATGCAATCGCCAGGCGCCCGCTGTACTCCATGGTCGACGAAATGCTTGAAGGAGCGTTCAAGAAGCTTGAGCCGCATGAAAAGCCTATTTTGCACTCAGACCAGGGCTGGCAATATCGGATGCCTGTTTACCAACGATTACTCAATGAGCATTCGATCACATGCAGCATGTCGCGCAAGGGCAACTGCTACGACAACGCGGCTATGGAAAGTTTTTTTGGCACGCTGAAGTCCGAGTTTTTCTATCTGAACAAATTTAACGATCTGGATGAGCTTCATGCCGGCATCGACGAGTACATTGAGTATTACAATCACTCACGCATCAAACTGAAACTTAACGGCCTGAGCCCTGTGGAATACAGAATGCAGGCCGCTCAGGCAGCGTAG
- a CDS encoding LLM class flavin-dependent oxidoreductase produces MKFSLFVHMERWDESVSHRQLFEDLTELTLMAEQGGFSTVWIGEHHAMEYTISPSPMPLLAYLAAKTTHIHLGAGTIIAPFWHPLRVAGECALLDVISNGRMEVGLARGAYQVEFDRMAGGMPASEGGKALREMVPVIRALWQGDYAHDGDIWKFPTSTCVPKPINTPPMWIAARDPDSHNFAVQNGCNVMVTPLMKGDEEVVDLKNKFEAALANNPDVPRPQLMVLRHTHVHAADNPEGWKVGASAIAKFYRTFDAWFGNKQTPVNGFLAPSPEEKFKDRPEFELDNIRKNTMIGTPEEIIPRIRHYQELGVDEFSFWCDNSLPHAEKKKSLELFIKHVVPAFR; encoded by the coding sequence ATGAAGTTTTCATTGTTCGTGCACATGGAACGTTGGGATGAAAGTGTCAGTCATCGCCAGCTTTTCGAAGACCTGACCGAGCTGACCCTGATGGCCGAGCAAGGCGGTTTCAGCACCGTGTGGATCGGCGAACACCATGCGATGGAATACACCATCTCGCCAAGCCCCATGCCGCTGCTAGCCTATCTGGCCGCGAAGACCACGCATATTCATCTCGGCGCAGGCACGATCATCGCGCCGTTCTGGCATCCGTTGCGGGTCGCCGGTGAATGCGCGCTGCTGGACGTAATCAGCAACGGGCGCATGGAAGTCGGCCTCGCACGTGGCGCGTATCAAGTGGAATTCGACCGGATGGCGGGCGGGATGCCTGCTTCCGAAGGCGGTAAGGCGCTGCGTGAAATGGTCCCGGTGATTCGTGCCTTGTGGCAAGGCGACTATGCGCATGATGGCGATATCTGGAAATTCCCTACGTCGACCTGCGTGCCCAAACCGATCAATACCCCGCCGATGTGGATTGCCGCGCGCGACCCGGACTCGCACAATTTCGCGGTGCAGAACGGCTGCAACGTGATGGTCACGCCACTGATGAAGGGCGATGAGGAAGTGGTCGATCTGAAGAACAAGTTCGAAGCTGCGCTGGCCAATAACCCTGACGTGCCTCGCCCGCAATTGATGGTGCTGCGCCATACCCATGTGCATGCGGCAGACAATCCCGAAGGCTGGAAAGTCGGCGCAAGCGCCATCGCGAAGTTCTATCGCACGTTCGATGCGTGGTTCGGTAATAAACAGACGCCGGTGAATGGCTTTCTCGCGCCGAGCCCGGAAGAGAAGTTCAAGGACCGTCCGGAGTTCGAGCTGGATAATATCCGCAAGAACACCATGATCGGCACGCCCGAAGAGATCATTCCGCGTATCCGTCATTACCAGGAGCTGGGGGTCGACGAGTTCAGCTTCTGGTGCGACAACAGTCTGCCGCACGCCGAAAAAAAGAAGTCGCTTGAGCTGTTTATCAAGCACGTGGTGCCGGCGTTTCGTTGA